The sequence below is a genomic window from Campylobacter concisus.
AAAAATTTAAAGGAAATTTGATGATTTTCATAGACGCCTGCCTTAAAAAACCTACCCCTTATACGCCTGTTTGGATGATGCGCCAAGCTGGTAGATATCTACCAGAGTATATGCGAGTACGCGCGCAAGCAGGGGATTTTTTATCTCTTTGCAAGGACTACAAAAAGGCTAGCGAAGTCACGCTTCAGCCAGTTGAAATTCTTGGCGTTGATGCGGCGATTTTATTTAGCGATATCTTGGTTGTGCCTCTTGAAATGGGCATGGATCTACGTTTTGAAAAGGGCGAGGGTCCAGTTTTTACAGAGCCTTTGCGTGATAAAGCCGCACTTGACGCGCTAAGTATCGAAAAATCGACTAAAAATTTAGCATACGTCTATGATACGATCAAACTTACAAGAGAAAATTTAGCCAAAGATAAGGCGCTCATTGGCTTTTGCGGCGCACCTTGGACGATAGCTACATACATGATCGAGGGTGGTGGCAGTAAAACTTATGCGGTCTGCAAAAAAATGCTCTATCAAAATCCAGAATTTTTGCATCAAATTTTAGAAAAAGTGACGCAAGCTCTCATCCTTTACATCAAAGAGCAGATAAAAGCTGGAGTAAATGCGGTGCAAATTTTTGATAGCTGGGCAGCCGCACTTGAGGAGCAGGCTTATTTTGAGTTTGGATTTAACTACATAAACAAGATAGTTGATAGCGTTAAGGCTGAATTTCCAGAAATTCCAGTCATCGTCTTTCCAAAAGGTATAAGCGGCTATTTGGATAAAATTTCAGGCAAATTTGATGTTTTTGGCGTTGACTGGAGTACGCCGATCGAGCTAGCCAAAGCAAAACTTAGCCCAAGATATGTCCTTCAAGGAAACATGGAACCAACTAGACTTTATAGCAAAAAGGCGATAGATGAAGGCGTGGATAAAATTTTAAGCACGATGAAAGGCGTGCCTCATATTTTCAATCTTGGTCATGGAATTTTGCCTGATGTGCCAGTTGAGAATGCAAAATATTTTATAAAACAGGTGCAGACAAAAAGTGCAAGGTAACAAGCCTTGCATCGTCTTTGGACCGATAAATTCTCGCCGTTTTGGCATGAGCCTAGGCATCGATCTAAGCCCTAAACAAAAAT
It includes:
- the hemE gene encoding uroporphyrinogen decarboxylase gives rise to the protein MIFIDACLKKPTPYTPVWMMRQAGRYLPEYMRVRAQAGDFLSLCKDYKKASEVTLQPVEILGVDAAILFSDILVVPLEMGMDLRFEKGEGPVFTEPLRDKAALDALSIEKSTKNLAYVYDTIKLTRENLAKDKALIGFCGAPWTIATYMIEGGGSKTYAVCKKMLYQNPEFLHQILEKVTQALILYIKEQIKAGVNAVQIFDSWAAALEEQAYFEFGFNYINKIVDSVKAEFPEIPVIVFPKGISGYLDKISGKFDVFGVDWSTPIELAKAKLSPRYVLQGNMEPTRLYSKKAIDEGVDKILSTMKGVPHIFNLGHGILPDVPVENAKYFIKQVQTKSAR